The genomic interval ATACCCGCGACCAGGTCTTCGGGGGCAAGCAGCTCACCGAAGAGATCATGCGCCGCTACGGGCTCTCTTACGAGGAAGCGGGGATGGCCAAACGTCAGGGCGGCCTACCGGACAACTACCTCCCCGAAGTGCTGGAGCCTTTCAAAGAGGCCATGGCACAGCAGGTCAGTCGTTCACTGCAGTTTTTCTTCTCATCCAGTCAGTACAGCAGCATCGACCAGATCATCCTGGCGGGAGGCAGCGCCTCGATCCCCGGAGTCGATGCGCTGATCCACGAAACCATCGGCATCGAGACGATCATCGCCAACCCCTTCGCCAGCATGTCCTTGGCCTCACGCGTCAAACCTCAGACGCTGAGCAACGACGCCCCGGCACTGATGATCGCCTGCGGCCTTGCACTGAGGAGCTTCGACTGACATGGCGCGCATTAACCTACTTCCCTGGCGCGAATGGGAGCGCAAACGCAGGCAGCGCGAGTTCGGCGGTATGGCAGCCGCGGGCGCGATTCTGGCTGTGCTCGCGGTCGTATTCACCCATATCCAGATAGAAAGTATGATCAGCGGTCAGAATGATCGCAATCAGTTCCTGACAAGTGAAATCAAGGCGCTCGATGCCCGCATCGTCAAGATCAAAGATCTCGAGTCGACGAAGGCGAGGCTGCTCGCGCGTATGAACGTCATTCAGGAACTGCAGAGCAATCGCCCAATCAGCGTCCATCTGATGGATGAGTTGGTACGGACCTTGCCTGATGGCGTGCACCTCAAGACCTTTACCCAGAAGGGCCCGGAACTGACCATGCAAGGTGCGGCACAGTCGAATGCACGGGTTTCCGCTTATATGCGCAATATCGATGGCGCAGCGTGGCTGACCGACCCGAAACTCAACGTCATCGAGACGAAGAATGAGGAGCGGCGACGTATTGCCGAATTCACCCTGCTCGCAAGCCAGAAGGCAACGGCCGGCCAGGAAGCCGGAACCGGGGGTACGCCGTGAATCTCTCAGAATTAAATCTCAATGACCTTGATTTCAGCAACATCACCGACTGGCCGGTGGCGGCACGCACCTTCGTAATCATTCTGATTGCGGCCGCTGTACTCGGCCTGGGATATTGGTTCGATATCAAAGATCAGCAGCTGCGGTTCGATCAAGCGCAAAGCAAGGAGAACGAACTCAAGGCGGAGCTCGAGACCAAGGCACGCAAGGCAGCGAATCTTGAGGCCTATGAAGAGCAGCTGGAAGAGATGCGCCAGTCATTCGGTGCCATGCTGCGCCAGCTGCCCAACAAGACCGAAGTCGCCGACCTGCTGGTGGATGTCTCCCAGACCGGTCTCGCGAGCGGGCTGGAGTTTGATCTCTTCAAGCCCCAGGGTGAGATACCACGCGAGTTCTACGCAGAACTGCCCATCAGCATCAAGGTCCGTGGTACCTATCATGAGTTTGGCACCTTCGTCAGCGGTGTCGCTGCATTGCCACGCATCGTCACCGTTCATGACATCACCATCCAGCCGGCGGCCAAAGACGCCGTGAGCGATGAACTGTCCATGGAGCTGACCGCAAAGACCTACCGCTATCTGGATGAAGGCGAGGAGGCCGCCAAATGATGACTCGGCGTACAACCATCGTGCCCGTAACCTGCTGGCTGATACTGAGCCTCGGCCTGGCGGGATGCAGCAGCAGCAACACAGATGATCTGCGCAGTTTCGTGAACGACGTGCGCAGCCGACAGCAGGCCAAAATCGAACCGCTGCCGGAGTTCAAGCCGTACGAGACGTTCCTGTATCAGGCCAACGACCTGCGTAGCCCGTTCAGTCCAGGCACGCCCAGCCAGGCGGAGCGAGTACTTACCGGGAACGGCAGCAGCATTCATCCGGATGCCAATCGGCCACGTGAAGCGCTGGAGGATTTTCCGCTCGACACCCTGCGGATGGTCGGTACGCTGGAACAGCAAGGCCAGTCCTGGGGGCTGCTCCTGACCAGCGACGGCACCATCCACCGTGTCCAGCCGGGCA from Gammaproteobacteria bacterium carries:
- the pilO gene encoding type 4a pilus biogenesis protein PilO, yielding MNLSELNLNDLDFSNITDWPVAARTFVIILIAAAVLGLGYWFDIKDQQLRFDQAQSKENELKAELETKARKAANLEAYEEQLEEMRQSFGAMLRQLPNKTEVADLLVDVSQTGLASGLEFDLFKPQGEIPREFYAELPISIKVRGTYHEFGTFVSGVAALPRIVTVHDITIQPAAKDAVSDELSMELTAKTYRYLDEGEEAAK
- a CDS encoding pilus assembly protein PilP, with the protein product MTRRTTIVPVTCWLILSLGLAGCSSSNTDDLRSFVNDVRSRQQAKIEPLPEFKPYETFLYQANDLRSPFSPGTPSQAERVLTGNGSSIHPDANRPREALEDFPLDTLRMVGTLEQQGQSWGLLLTSDGTIHRVQPGNYAGQNHGKIKEITEYEIALTEIVPDGLGGWMERPASLALSE
- a CDS encoding PilN domain-containing protein, whose amino-acid sequence is MARINLLPWREWERKRRQREFGGMAAAGAILAVLAVVFTHIQIESMISGQNDRNQFLTSEIKALDARIVKIKDLESTKARLLARMNVIQELQSNRPISVHLMDELVRTLPDGVHLKTFTQKGPELTMQGAAQSNARVSAYMRNIDGAAWLTDPKLNVIETKNEERRRIAEFTLLASQKATAGQEAGTGGTP